CGGTTATACGCTGGTTGGTCTGATTTCGGCCTACCTGGTCTTGATCGAGGTGGTCCCCCTTCTGATGCCCGGGGTCTCAACGCTTTCCGTGATGATAGGAAAGCTGGCCGTGTTCGCCGTCGTGTACGAGCTCGTCAGCAAAGGGCTCAGGGATGTTCTGGAGCGGGCGGGAAATTCCCGGTACAGCAGGTGGTGGTACCGGGGAGGACTTGAGCCTGCCTTGATGATCGGTACATTTCTGTACAGTGCAGGGATCATCCTGATGGGGGACCAGGGGCGCGATACCGATCCTCTGTCCATCGCCTTTTTCTTCTCCCCCCTGGTCGCCTTTTCCGTCTTGTCCAACGTGATTGCCCGTTTGGCCCGACAAAAGCGGAAGATGGAGCTTTTGTTCTCGATCACGACGGGAATCAACAGAAGTTTGGACTTGCGTGAAGTGATGAATAAGACCTTGATGCTCCTGTCCGATGTGGTGCACTATTCTTATGGCATCGTCTATTTGCTCCGGGATGACAAGCTGATACCGGAGGTGGTTTCCGGGGAAGGGGAGGTGGACGATCTCAAACAGCCCCTTCCGCTGTCCAAGGGCTTGAGCGGATGGGTGGCGGAACAGGCCGAGCCGGTTCGGGTGATCGATGTCTGGCGTGATTTCCGTTGCCAGGGGGAACCGATGGTGGAAAAAGGGGTCCAGTCTCTCCTCGTCGTCCCCCTCGTCCTGGACGGTCATGTGATGGGAGTCATCACCCTGGGGAAGGACGAGACCCACGGCTTTGAAGAGATGGATTTGTCCTTCCTCGCTGTTTTGGCCAGCCAGGCGGTGATCGCCATGCGCAACGCCCGCCTGGTGCAGGAGCGGGAGCGCCGGATTCTGGCGGAAGAGCGGAACCGGATGGCCCGCGAAATCCACGACGGACTGGCTCAATCGGTGGCGGGGGTCCTGATGAAGACGGAAACGGCCATCCGATTGATCGACAACCAACCGCAACAGGTGAAGCAGTGGCTTTTGGAATGCAGGAGCAAGCTGAGGGAGAGCTTGAAGGAAATCCGCTATTCGATCACCGCACTCCGCCCGTCCCCCGCGGTGCAGGCGGGGTTGTTACCC
This is a stretch of genomic DNA from Planifilum fimeticola. It encodes these proteins:
- a CDS encoding GAF domain-containing sensor histidine kinase: MKNRKRLAFLLSWGVVAVGWIAMIISLFVIQPFHWGWIHLILLASLLFITEYFPFPQDGGRVTAHFPLLFTLCFLYSPGVAGLVFVDVLLLVTWLRRQSFSRALFRTGYTLVGLISAYLVLIEVVPLLMPGVSTLSVMIGKLAVFAVVYELVSKGLRDVLERAGNSRYSRWWYRGGLEPALMIGTFLYSAGIILMGDQGRDTDPLSIAFFFSPLVAFSVLSNVIARLARQKRKMELLFSITTGINRSLDLREVMNKTLMLLSDVVHYSYGIVYLLRDDKLIPEVVSGEGEVDDLKQPLPLSKGLSGWVAEQAEPVRVIDVWRDFRCQGEPMVEKGVQSLLVVPLVLDGHVMGVITLGKDETHGFEEMDLSFLAVLASQAVIAMRNARLVQERERRILAEERNRMAREIHDGLAQSVAGVLMKTETAIRLIDNQPQQVKQWLLECRSKLRESLKEIRYSITALRPSPAVQAGLLPALEKRVSDHQSETGQESTIQVKGTPFSLPPQVEEGIYKVCHEALNNAAKHAQAERVRVVLRYTDSEVWLVVQDDGIGFSLGQAVAKAEANNRYGITGMNERAQQLGAVLQFITSPGRGTRVVMKVPVKKEEKQNHVHQSVTG